A DNA window from Maribellus comscasis contains the following coding sequences:
- a CDS encoding sialidase family protein — protein MKKTAFVILFCFAVVGIYAQGNCDWRFIDNAVGIIPDENYADQPYVVVAKNKDWICVLTTGPGTESQVGQHMVAAISSDHGKTWSQLINIEESDAPPSSWGIPYITPYGRIYVFYTFNGDSIKSYPNGEPVVRNHNTELGWYCYKYSDDNGRTWSNRYRIPMRKTTVDFINPWNGEVQLFWGISKPFSHEKSMYFSFTKMGIHPQDMGEGFLYKSDNINTEKDPSKLHWELLPEGNTGISFTPLGVTQEEHNVVPLNNGGLYCMYRTSEGYPANSYSADNGKNWSTPEYATYADGRVIKNPRACPRVFKASNGKYLLWHHNNNIKGYTGHRNPVWISGGIEVKGKIKWSQPEVLIYGSQDIRGMSYPDLIEENGNYWITETQKTVARVHLINKDLLEGLWNQGTAKNVTTKGLVLEKDNIPSKTDLASPELPDLEQGSVSIEILFDSDELKPNQVILDNADESGNGIRIKVTPQRTVGLSLQDAEQKVFWDTEPGMVTEGKNHVIFIVDGQANLITSVVNGKLCDGGRYRLQGWSWFSPDIKNIKGNKHLKIAPSFDGSVKKLRIYNRYLTTSEAIGNYHSLTKGKK, from the coding sequence ATGAAAAAAACAGCCTTTGTAATTCTTTTCTGTTTTGCAGTAGTTGGTATTTATGCGCAGGGAAATTGCGATTGGAGGTTTATTGATAATGCTGTAGGGATTATCCCTGATGAAAATTATGCTGATCAACCGTATGTTGTAGTTGCAAAAAATAAAGACTGGATATGTGTCTTAACCACAGGTCCCGGCACTGAAAGCCAGGTTGGGCAACATATGGTAGCTGCTATAAGTTCCGATCATGGAAAAACCTGGTCGCAGCTTATTAATATTGAAGAGTCGGATGCTCCCCCTTCATCATGGGGAATCCCTTACATAACACCTTACGGGCGCATATATGTTTTTTACACTTTTAACGGCGATTCCATTAAAAGTTACCCGAACGGGGAACCTGTTGTCAGAAACCATAACACGGAGTTGGGTTGGTATTGTTATAAATATTCCGATGACAATGGACGTACCTGGTCTAATCGATACCGCATTCCAATGCGAAAAACTACCGTTGATTTTATTAATCCGTGGAATGGGGAAGTTCAGTTGTTTTGGGGAATTTCAAAACCATTTTCCCACGAAAAATCCATGTATTTTTCTTTTACAAAAATGGGTATTCATCCGCAGGATATGGGAGAAGGTTTTTTATACAAATCAGATAATATTAATACAGAAAAAGATCCTTCCAAACTTCATTGGGAACTTCTCCCCGAGGGTAATACGGGAATAAGTTTCACGCCGCTTGGAGTTACACAGGAAGAGCATAATGTTGTTCCATTGAATAACGGCGGTTTGTATTGTATGTACAGAACCAGTGAGGGATATCCGGCAAACTCCTACAGTGCTGATAACGGGAAAAACTGGAGTACACCGGAATACGCCACCTATGCCGATGGTAGGGTTATAAAAAATCCAAGAGCTTGTCCAAGGGTTTTTAAAGCGTCAAACGGTAAATATCTTTTATGGCATCACAACAATAATATAAAGGGATATACCGGACATCGGAACCCGGTGTGGATATCTGGTGGCATTGAAGTGAAGGGAAAAATAAAATGGTCGCAACCGGAAGTATTAATCTATGGTTCGCAGGACATACGCGGAATGAGTTATCCCGATTTGATTGAAGAGAATGGAAATTACTGGATAACCGAAACACAAAAGACTGTAGCAAGGGTTCATCTCATTAATAAGGATTTGCTGGAAGGGCTTTGGAACCAAGGAACGGCGAAAAACGTAACGACAAAAGGTCTGGTGCTTGAGAAAGATAATATTCCTTCGAAAACGGATTTGGCTTCCCCTGAACTTCCTGATCTGGAGCAAGGTTCCGTTTCAATTGAAATACTTTTTGATAGTGATGAATTAAAACCCAATCAGGTAATTCTGGATAATGCAGATGAGAGCGGAAATGGAATAAGAATTAAAGTAACTCCCCAAAGAACCGTCGGACTGAGTTTGCAGGATGCAGAACAAAAAGTTTTTTGGGATACGGAGCCGGGAATGGTGACAGAAGGAAAGAATCACGTAATCTTTATTGTCGATGGTCAGGCCAATCTAATTACATCTGTTGTAAACGGAAAATTATGTGATGGCGGAAGATATCGTTTGCAGGGCTGGTCGTGGTTTAGCCCGGATATTAAAAATATTAAGGGAAATAAGCACTTAAAAATAGCCCCCTCTTTTGACGGCTCAGTTAAAAAATTGAGAATTTATAACCGATACCTTACAACTTCAGAAGCAATAGGTAACTACCACTCATTGACGAAAGGGAAGAAATAG
- a CDS encoding sulfatase-like hydrolase/transferase, which yields MRLISCILLFCLLGGCRSSEKKGPVKPNVIFILADDLGYGDLQCYGNPYIETPEINKLASHGILFTHYYSPAPLCAPARAAILTGMYNHRTGAIDVSSNRGIDRIALSYNTMGDYFKSEGYSTGLIGKWHNGLYDLQYHPNKRGFDYFFGFLNGIQDYWNWNFDLNGTNIPSDGRYLTDVITESSLEFIAKNKENPFFLFIAHHAPHIPYQAPERLVKKYKEKGKGEFNEKIATLYAMIESMDSGIGMVLNKLEDLGLMDNTIIVFTSDNGAQNTGENLRYQAGLSGTKGIVLEEGVRVPAIVSWPGKFPQNKVFTGSVYGCDWLPTFLKLTGSTSDMIKNADGHDISEILLGKSDESNYDRILYFQKNRYYPVAHSDAAIIEGKWKLYWPGIKETMKKEDIDNPSVWKGATEPHWEMPCDTVIPLWKDIVPLEPQLFNLIEDPAELYDLSANHPEIVNELTQKWDSWFSDVMKDYKKSWREIKNTEKRRWGTDEGKNQ from the coding sequence ATGAGATTAATATCTTGCATATTACTGTTTTGTTTGCTGGGAGGATGTCGCTCTTCTGAAAAGAAAGGCCCGGTGAAACCCAATGTCATATTTATTCTTGCTGATGATTTAGGTTACGGAGATTTACAGTGTTACGGAAATCCATACATTGAAACGCCGGAAATTAATAAACTGGCAAGTCATGGCATTCTTTTTACCCATTATTACAGCCCGGCCCCGCTTTGTGCCCCGGCGCGCGCTGCAATATTAACCGGTATGTATAATCACCGGACTGGGGCAATAGATGTTTCATCCAACAGGGGGATCGATCGGATTGCTCTTTCATACAATACAATGGGAGATTATTTTAAAAGCGAAGGCTATTCTACCGGTTTGATAGGAAAGTGGCACAACGGTTTGTATGATCTTCAGTATCATCCCAATAAAAGAGGATTCGACTATTTTTTCGGATTTCTGAATGGTATTCAGGATTATTGGAATTGGAATTTTGATTTAAATGGAACGAATATTCCTTCCGATGGAAGATATCTAACAGATGTTATTACAGAAAGCTCGCTTGAATTTATAGCGAAGAATAAAGAAAATCCGTTTTTCCTTTTCATTGCACATCATGCTCCCCACATTCCATATCAGGCACCTGAAAGACTGGTGAAAAAGTATAAAGAAAAAGGGAAGGGAGAGTTCAACGAAAAAATAGCTACTCTTTACGCCATGATTGAGTCGATGGATAGTGGGATTGGAATGGTTTTAAATAAATTAGAAGATTTGGGATTAATGGACAATACCATTATTGTATTTACAAGTGACAACGGAGCCCAAAATACCGGTGAAAATTTGCGTTATCAGGCTGGCCTGTCTGGAACAAAAGGTATTGTTCTCGAAGAGGGGGTAAGGGTTCCTGCAATTGTTTCATGGCCTGGAAAATTTCCTCAAAATAAAGTTTTTACAGGGTCTGTTTATGGTTGTGACTGGCTCCCCACATTTCTAAAACTTACAGGCAGCACATCCGACATGATAAAAAATGCAGATGGGCATGATATTTCCGAGATTTTGCTTGGGAAAAGCGATGAATCTAATTATGACCGGATTTTGTACTTCCAAAAGAATAGGTATTACCCGGTAGCACATTCCGATGCTGCAATAATAGAAGGAAAGTGGAAATTATACTGGCCTGGAATAAAGGAAACAATGAAGAAGGAAGATATAGATAATCCTTCGGTTTGGAAAGGAGCGACGGAACCACATTGGGAAATGCCATGCGATACAGTAATACCACTTTGGAAAGATATTGTTCCGCTAGAGCCACAACTTTTTAATTTAATCGAGGATCCGGCTGAATTGTATGACCTCTCTGCCAATCATCCAGAAATTGTAAATGAACTTACGCAGAAATGGGATAGTTGGTTTTCCGATGTAATGAAAGATTATAAAAAATCATGGAGAGAAATAAAAAATACAGAAAAGAGAAGATGGGGGACTGATGAAGGAAAAAATCAATAA
- a CDS encoding uroporphyrinogen decarboxylase family protein translates to MNSNWKKSIEERIEQFKLFYARKNDRPLLGFFLGSEYPVHRYPAAKSIPERTILSPDHFSIEAYLNDYDYLFEEHERCGGDFIWSASIYWGIPWVEAALGCPILLSSYSSGSIHAEPLPEFRGAADIPEFSLENKWVKKAIEFLEQMTKQSNRRYPLATTRMRGISDLLSLLYGTENLIFAMLEKPDEINAVAEKLTDFWIQFGKMQIEHIPDFYGGIGSFYYNAWAPKGTIWHQEDAAAILSPDLYNAFIRKWDEQIVNAFGGCIMHQHSNGYFPYEYYINMDFTALELHIDSGGPSAESLQSVYAQIMKNKPLIIWGDIPENDLEWIFSNLLPQGLAVITVVKDENEAGRIWEKYINKVIK, encoded by the coding sequence ATGAATAGCAACTGGAAAAAAAGTATCGAAGAAAGGATAGAACAATTCAAATTGTTTTATGCCCGTAAAAACGACCGTCCTTTACTGGGATTTTTTTTGGGAAGTGAATATCCGGTACACAGGTATCCGGCTGCAAAATCTATTCCCGAAAGAACAATACTTTCCCCTGACCATTTTAGTATTGAAGCATATTTAAACGATTACGACTACTTGTTTGAGGAACATGAAAGATGTGGAGGCGATTTTATCTGGAGTGCCAGCATCTATTGGGGAATTCCATGGGTCGAAGCCGCGCTTGGATGTCCAATACTCCTTAGTAGTTATTCTTCTGGTTCGATTCATGCAGAACCGTTACCAGAGTTTAGAGGAGCCGCCGATATCCCTGAGTTCTCATTGGAAAATAAGTGGGTGAAAAAGGCTATTGAGTTTCTTGAACAAATGACAAAACAAAGTAACAGACGTTATCCTCTGGCAACTACCCGTATGCGTGGAATATCTGATTTGTTATCATTACTTTATGGCACGGAGAACCTCATTTTTGCAATGCTTGAAAAACCGGATGAGATAAACGCTGTTGCTGAAAAATTAACGGATTTTTGGATTCAGTTTGGAAAAATGCAAATTGAGCATATTCCGGATTTTTATGGAGGAATTGGTTCGTTTTATTATAATGCCTGGGCTCCCAAAGGAACAATATGGCATCAGGAAGATGCAGCAGCAATTTTATCTCCCGATTTGTATAATGCCTTTATCAGAAAATGGGATGAACAAATTGTAAATGCTTTTGGCGGGTGTATTATGCATCAGCATTCCAATGGTTATTTTCCTTATGAATATTACATAAATATGGATTTTACTGCGCTGGAACTGCATATCGACAGCGGTGGACCATCTGCCGAATCACTTCAATCTGTCTATGCTCAGATTATGAAAAATAAGCCATTAATTATCTGGGGTGATATTCCGGAAAATGATTTGGAGTGGATATTCAGTAACCTCCTGCCGCAGGGACTGGCAGTCATAACTGTGGTAAAAGATGAAAATGAAGCAGGCAGGATATGGGAAAAGTATATTAATAAAGTGATTAAATGA
- a CDS encoding alpha-L-fucosidase: MKKILILIALLIGIKDYARAQSVSQNERMQWWRDAHFGMFIHWGLYAKPAGEWKGKEIEGIGEWIMKRAQIPAVEYRQLAKEFNPVKFNAHDFVTTAKNAGMKYITITSKHHDGFAMFKSDASDYNIVDATPYGKDVIKALAEECHKQGLRICFYYSQSRDWNELNGLDNDWDFPKERNFQKYLDEKVKPQLTELLTNYGPVGLIWFDTPMSITKEQAQSLKDLVRKLQPECIISGRLGGGVETDYMSTGDNVIPATVVPGDWEVPATLNNTWGFKKNDHHWKSPVDLTRLLFDITAKGGNYLLNVGPTAEGLIPQESVDILAKVGDWMKTNSESIYGALPNPFNVEFKWGNITQKSGKLYLGIFDWPSGDFYLEGLENKVNKVYLLSDANQTPLPFKSIYNKKLKHHTLKIELPDAAPDEAVSVVVLEIKGKAKVEHEICQSVDGSVLLHGAMADARKGGKPYDLKFTARGGGADWKDENVNLTWNFKVEEPGQYKIDLVSTETGSHGNPLWQGGHKVKIQTSGQSVEFVVKDDFSEYNQRTQYWKKIHTDGGIINLKKAGEYTLSLEPQMLSDGNLGFTFQSISLIPVNH, translated from the coding sequence ATGAAAAAGATATTAATTCTGATAGCTTTACTTATAGGAATAAAAGACTATGCCAGGGCACAGTCTGTAAGTCAAAACGAAAGAATGCAATGGTGGCGTGATGCTCATTTCGGAATGTTTATTCACTGGGGGCTTTATGCGAAACCTGCCGGGGAATGGAAGGGAAAAGAAATTGAAGGAATAGGGGAGTGGATTATGAAACGAGCCCAGATACCGGCTGTTGAGTACCGTCAGTTAGCCAAAGAATTTAATCCCGTAAAATTTAATGCACACGATTTTGTAACTACCGCAAAAAACGCAGGAATGAAGTATATAACCATTACTTCAAAGCACCACGATGGTTTTGCCATGTTTAAGTCTGATGCTTCAGATTACAATATAGTGGATGCAACTCCTTACGGAAAAGATGTGATTAAAGCGTTAGCTGAAGAATGCCATAAACAGGGATTAAGAATATGCTTTTACTATTCTCAGTCGCGCGACTGGAATGAACTAAACGGATTGGACAACGACTGGGATTTCCCGAAAGAAAGAAATTTTCAGAAGTATCTGGATGAAAAGGTAAAACCACAGCTTACTGAATTGCTTACCAATTATGGTCCGGTGGGGTTAATCTGGTTCGATACACCCATGAGTATTACAAAAGAACAGGCACAAAGCCTGAAAGATTTGGTTCGGAAACTTCAACCCGAATGTATTATCAGTGGTAGGTTAGGTGGAGGAGTTGAAACCGATTATATGTCAACAGGCGATAATGTAATCCCGGCAACGGTTGTTCCGGGAGACTGGGAAGTACCGGCAACTCTTAATAATACATGGGGCTTTAAAAAGAATGATCATCATTGGAAATCTCCTGTAGATCTTACCCGTCTTCTTTTTGATATTACAGCAAAAGGTGGCAACTACCTTCTGAATGTAGGTCCTACCGCCGAAGGATTGATTCCACAGGAATCGGTTGACATACTTGCCAAAGTAGGCGACTGGATGAAAACTAATAGTGAATCAATTTACGGAGCACTTCCGAATCCGTTTAATGTGGAATTTAAATGGGGAAATATAACACAGAAATCCGGAAAACTCTATCTGGGGATATTTGACTGGCCTTCCGGTGATTTTTATTTGGAAGGGCTTGAAAACAAAGTCAATAAAGTATATTTGTTATCCGATGCAAATCAAACTCCACTCCCTTTTAAATCTATTTACAATAAGAAATTAAAACATCATACATTAAAGATTGAACTTCCGGATGCTGCTCCTGATGAGGCAGTCTCAGTTGTTGTTCTTGAGATTAAAGGAAAAGCAAAAGTTGAACATGAAATTTGCCAAAGTGTAGATGGAAGCGTTTTATTACATGGAGCAATGGCGGATGCCAGAAAGGGCGGGAAACCTTATGATTTAAAATTTACGGCAAGGGGTGGAGGCGCCGACTGGAAGGACGAAAACGTAAATCTTACATGGAATTTTAAAGTAGAAGAACCCGGACAATACAAAATCGATCTGGTTTCAACAGAAACAGGATCTCATGGAAATCCCTTGTGGCAGGGAGGACATAAAGTTAAAATACAGACATCTGGTCAGTCAGTTGAGTTTGTGGTTAAAGACGATTTTAGTGAATATAACCAGCGTACCCAGTATTGGAAAAAAATACATACAGATGGCGGTATTATAAATCTTAAAAAGGCTGGAGAATATACACTTTCATTAGAACCACAAATGCTGTCGGATGGAAATCTGGGATTTACTTTCCAGAGTATCAGTTTGATACCTGTAAATCACTAA
- a CDS encoding sialidase family protein, protein MNKKIRFKIRIKENGNFLLFLVFVVLLSSCATGKKDTNQDRIQEESGIKNLFSRDELIKMNYPFGKYGKDIPLGDPDVEWKRSNPDVCVFVPTGSGIYNGDNEHFLVFKAPKSEELIALWTQSSVEGRGDNHLVLARSSDAINWSEPEYLVGAKYGKGGLQASWGFPIISRNGRIYVFYTKEIEIYDNSRQGSGAMGCIFSDDNGHTWTEPKEIEMPRSKYDNPDAKYPKNWIVWQKPIKDEEGKWIAGYTLITSETVMKSEKNWVNADSRCYFMRFVNIDENPSPEEIKIEWYPENDKGLEVQNPVYPYMSVAQEPAVVLLPDGRLFTIMRNMTGYIYYSVSSDNGKTWEIPKMLKYSDDGKGIPHPMSPCPLYKLDNGKFVLVFHNNNGKRLGYDQADKKWGINVANIVRNPTYYTVGEFKQDGTQPIWFSEPVELLNTHDIAVPPKMSAEIGTYPSITEFQGRTILWYPDRKRFLLGKYLDGVQ, encoded by the coding sequence ATGAATAAAAAGATCAGATTTAAAATTAGGATAAAGGAGAATGGTAACTTTCTTCTGTTTTTGGTATTTGTTGTTTTGCTTTCTTCATGTGCAACGGGGAAAAAAGATACTAACCAAGATAGAATTCAGGAAGAATCAGGGATTAAAAATCTTTTTAGCAGGGACGAACTAATCAAAATGAATTATCCTTTTGGGAAGTATGGCAAGGACATACCACTTGGAGATCCTGATGTAGAGTGGAAACGAAGTAATCCCGACGTTTGTGTTTTTGTTCCGACAGGCTCTGGAATTTATAATGGCGATAACGAGCATTTTCTTGTGTTTAAGGCGCCTAAAAGCGAAGAACTTATTGCTTTATGGACACAAAGTTCGGTAGAAGGCCGGGGCGATAATCATTTGGTTTTGGCACGGAGTTCGGATGCCATCAATTGGTCGGAACCTGAATATTTAGTTGGTGCAAAATATGGAAAAGGTGGATTGCAGGCGAGCTGGGGTTTTCCCATCATTTCGAGAAATGGCAGAATATACGTTTTCTATACAAAAGAAATCGAAATATATGATAACAGCCGGCAGGGAAGCGGAGCAATGGGATGTATTTTTTCGGATGACAATGGACATACATGGACGGAACCCAAAGAAATTGAAATGCCCCGTTCAAAATACGATAATCCTGATGCTAAATACCCAAAGAACTGGATTGTTTGGCAAAAACCTATTAAAGACGAAGAAGGGAAATGGATTGCCGGATATACCCTTATTACATCAGAAACTGTCATGAAAAGCGAAAAGAACTGGGTAAATGCAGATTCGAGATGTTATTTTATGCGATTTGTAAACATCGATGAAAATCCTTCTCCTGAAGAAATAAAAATTGAATGGTATCCTGAAAATGACAAAGGGCTGGAAGTTCAAAATCCCGTTTATCCATACATGTCGGTAGCCCAGGAACCGGCAGTAGTTCTTTTGCCTGATGGCAGGTTGTTTACCATTATGCGAAATATGACGGGATATATTTATTATTCAGTTTCATCAGATAACGGGAAAACATGGGAAATACCGAAAATGCTGAAATATTCAGATGATGGAAAGGGAATTCCACATCCCATGTCACCTTGCCCCTTATACAAACTTGACAATGGAAAGTTTGTTCTGGTTTTTCATAATAACAACGGAAAAAGGCTTGGTTACGATCAGGCAGATAAAAAGTGGGGTATCAATGTTGCAAATATTGTTCGAAACCCTACATATTATACAGTTGGGGAATTCAAACAGGATGGAACCCAACCCATTTGGTTTAGTGAACCGGTGGAACTGCTTAATACGCATGATATCGCTGTTCCTCCAAAAATGTCGGCAGAAATTGGCACCTATCCAAGCATTACCGAGTTTCAGGGAAGAACAATACTTTGGTATCCCGATCGAAAAAGGTTTTTATTGGGGAAATATTTGGATGGAGTTCAATAA
- a CDS encoding sialidase family protein — protein MAHNQFRRGKHIYGFIGLTLLFVFLFYATDIYSQEKDWRNIENAVAIIPDEGYCDQPYSVINSKGEWVVVLTTGAGREGQPGQHVVSTISKDKGKTWSPLIDIEPATGPEASWITPLIIPSGRIYVFYTYNSENRREVLNSSGVPIKRVDTFGKMMMKYSDDGGYSWSEKHYEVPARNFEIDDKNIYKGKIQFFWSVALPIVHENAVYFPLSKVGNFGEGFMESGSGAILKSSNILFEKDPEKIEWETLPDGNKGLLPPQGQVADEHNIVSLSDGSLYCVYRTNQGHNAQVYSRDNGHTWTTPEWASYSPGGKLMKQPRCFNKIYKFSNGKYAMFFHNNSSRNYSSHPLGNRNPTWLAGGIEKDGYIYWSQPEVFLYDMDYFNGISYPDWIEDNGEYYFTETQKTIARIHKIPAEYLEMLWNQALNKEMTKEGLALELEGESCEQGSEFTMPGIGNLYKGDGFSLEFKLKTGNLKKDQLLLDTRREKTEGYQNAAKYIGNGLKISILKSGALEFLMDDGRTPLIWSTAPGVIIPKAVNHIVINVDAKSKMLTFVINGDLWDGGERPFGYARFNPFMWDVNGDPKVRFSSEFKGNIELFRVYNRFLYTSESIANYRSGQ, from the coding sequence ATGGCACATAATCAATTCAGGAGAGGAAAGCATATATACGGTTTCATTGGTTTGACACTGCTTTTTGTTTTTCTGTTTTATGCTACTGATATTTATTCGCAGGAAAAAGACTGGAGGAATATTGAAAATGCAGTGGCGATTATTCCAGATGAGGGATACTGTGATCAACCTTACTCCGTGATAAATAGTAAAGGTGAGTGGGTAGTTGTTTTAACCACAGGTGCCGGTCGTGAAGGGCAACCCGGGCAACATGTTGTTTCCACAATCAGTAAGGACAAAGGAAAAACATGGAGTCCGTTGATAGATATCGAACCTGCTACCGGACCAGAAGCTTCATGGATTACCCCGTTGATAATTCCATCGGGTAGAATTTATGTGTTTTATACTTATAATTCTGAGAATAGGCGTGAGGTACTGAATTCAAGTGGAGTTCCGATAAAGCGTGTTGATACATTCGGGAAAATGATGATGAAGTATTCCGATGATGGTGGATATTCCTGGTCGGAAAAACACTATGAAGTCCCTGCACGGAATTTCGAAATCGATGATAAAAATATTTATAAAGGAAAAATTCAGTTTTTTTGGAGTGTGGCCTTGCCAATTGTACATGAAAATGCAGTGTATTTTCCACTCTCAAAAGTGGGTAATTTTGGTGAAGGATTTATGGAAAGTGGTTCAGGAGCAATTCTGAAAAGCTCCAACATTCTTTTTGAAAAAGATCCTGAGAAGATAGAATGGGAGACACTCCCTGATGGTAATAAAGGATTACTCCCTCCGCAGGGGCAGGTCGCCGATGAACATAATATTGTTTCGTTAAGCGATGGAAGCCTGTATTGTGTATACCGAACCAACCAGGGACATAATGCCCAGGTTTACAGCAGAGATAATGGGCATACATGGACAACACCGGAGTGGGCTAGTTATTCACCCGGTGGGAAGCTCATGAAACAACCGCGGTGTTTTAACAAGATTTATAAATTTAGTAATGGGAAATATGCGATGTTTTTTCATAACAACAGTTCCCGAAACTACAGCAGCCATCCACTTGGAAACCGCAATCCAACCTGGCTTGCAGGAGGTATAGAGAAAGACGGATATATTTACTGGAGCCAACCCGAAGTTTTTCTTTACGACATGGACTATTTCAATGGAATTTCCTATCCCGACTGGATTGAAGATAACGGAGAATACTATTTTACAGAAACACAAAAAACGATTGCAAGAATTCATAAAATACCCGCTGAATACCTTGAGATGCTCTGGAATCAGGCGCTTAACAAGGAAATGACAAAAGAGGGGCTTGCGCTGGAACTTGAAGGAGAATCCTGTGAACAGGGCAGCGAGTTTACAATGCCAGGGATAGGGAATTTATACAAGGGAGACGGATTTTCACTGGAATTCAAATTAAAAACCGGCAATCTTAAAAAAGACCAGCTATTACTTGATACCCGTCGAGAAAAGACGGAAGGTTATCAAAATGCAGCAAAATACATTGGCAATGGGCTTAAAATTAGTATTTTAAAATCGGGAGCGTTGGAATTTTTAATGGATGATGGCAGAACGCCGTTAATTTGGTCGACTGCACCAGGAGTAATAATACCCAAAGCCGTTAATCATATTGTAATAAATGTTGATGCAAAATCTAAAATGCTCACTTTTGTTATTAACGGTGATTTATGGGATGGAGGTGAGCGACCATTTGGTTATGCTCGCTTTAACCCGTTTATGTGGGATGTAAACGGTGATCCAAAAGTTCGGTTTTCGTCTGAATTTAAAGGAAACATTGAATTATTCAGGGTTTATAACCGGTTTCTTTATACTTCGGAATCTATTGCAAATTATCGTTCAGGTCAATGA